A DNA window from Hordeum vulgare subsp. vulgare chromosome 1H, MorexV3_pseudomolecules_assembly, whole genome shotgun sequence contains the following coding sequences:
- the LOC123430509 gene encoding pre-mRNA-processing factor 19 isoform X2, producing the protein MICAISGEVPDEPVVSKRSGLLFERRLVERYIEDHGKCPVTKEELSMDDIVLVKTNKVVRPRPLQAASIPGLLGIFQNEWDALMLSNFALEQQLHTARQELSHALYQHDAACRVIARLKKERDESRALLALAERQIPASMAGVAPAAVVSNGKRAMEDEIGPDGKKIRPGINPVMIDELTECNTMLSAQRKKRQVPPSLASIDELEKYTQISSHPLHKTNKPGILSMDIHPSKDIVATGGIDTNAVLFDRTSGQILCTLAGHSKKITTLKFVPRDELVVTGSADKTVRIWQGTEEGNYSCIHTLKDHTAEVEAVTVHATQKYFVTAAKDNTWCFYDISTGSCLSQVGEASGQEGYTSASFHPDGLILGTGTTEAVVKIWDVKTQSNVAKFEGHTGPVTAMSFSENGYFLATAALDGVKLWDLRKLRNFRTFSPYDSDTPTNSVEFDFSGTYLAVAGSDIRVYQVANVKTEWNLIKTLPDVSGTGKVTSAKFGTDAKYIAVGSMDRNLRIFGLPGDDQMDDDAKSSAE; encoded by the exons ATGATCTGCGCAA TCTCCGGCGAGGTGCCTGATGAGCCGGTGGTATCAAAGAGGTCGGGGCTCCTCTTTGAGCGGCGGCTCGTCGAGCGCTACATTGAG GACCACGGGAAGTGTCCAGTCACGAAGGAGGAACTCTCCATGGACGACATCGTGCTGGTGAAGACCAACAAG GTCGTGAGGCCTAGGCCTCTGCAGGCTGCAAGCATTCCCGGACTCCTTGGAATCTTTCAAAAC GAGTGGGATGCCCTTATGCTTTCTAATTTTGCTTTGGAGCAGCAGCTTCACACAGCAAGACAAGAACTGAGTCATGCGTTATACCAG CATGATGCTGCCTGCCGTGTTATAGCCAGATTAAAGAAGGAAAGAGATGAGTCTAGAGCGCTTTTGGCTCTAGCTGAGAGACAGATTCCTGCGTCGATGGCGGGAGTTGCACCTGCAGCTGTCGTTTCCAATGGAAAAAGAG CAATGGAGGATGAAATTGGCCCTGATGGGAAGAAGATACGCCCTGGTATCAATCCTGTCATGATCGATGAACTAACAGAGTGTAATACCATGCTTTCTGCTCAGCGTAAGAAACGGCAG GTACCACCAAGTTTGGCATCAATTGATGAACTAGAGAAATATACTCAGATCTCTAGTCATCCACTCCACAAGACAAACAAGCCAGGCATTTTATCTATGGATATCCATCCGTCAAAG GACATAGTTGCAACTGGGGGTATCGATACGAATGCAGTGCTATTTGATAGGACATCTGGTCAAATCCTGTGTACACTTGCTGGTCACTCCAAGAAG ATAACCACTTTGAAATTTGTTCCACGGGACGAGCTTGTGGTAACTGGATCAGCAGATAAG ACTGTTCGGATTTGGCAAGGGACTGAGGAGGGAAACTACAGTTGCATCCATACATTGAAAGATCATACCGCTGAG GTTGAAGCTGTTACTGTGCATGCGACTCAGAAGTACTTCGTGACCGCTGCCAAGGATAATACTTGGTGCTTCTATGATATTTCAACTGGGTCTTGCCTCTCACAG GTTGGCGAGGCTTCAGGACAAGAGGGATATACATCTGCATCTTTCCACCCAGATGGTCTTATCCTTGGAACAGGAACTACTGAAGCCGTTGTCAAAATTTGGGATGTGAAGACTCAG TccaatgttgcaaagtttgaggGGCATACTGGACCTGTTACTGCTATGTCCTTCTCTGAAAATGGTTACTTCCTGGCG ACTGCTGCTCTTGATGGTGTCAAACTTTGGGATCTAAGAAAATTGAGAAATTTTAGGACTTTCTCGCCATATGATTCGGACACGCCGACAAATTCTG TGGAATTTGATTTTAGCGGCACCTATCTTGCTGTTGCTGGTTCAGATATTAG GGtataccaagtagctaatgtcaagACCGAATGGAATCTTATCAAGACCTTACCAGATGTATCAGGAACAG GGAAAGTGACCTCTGCGAAGTTCGGCACTGATGCTAAATATATCGCCGTCGGCTCTATGGACCGTAACCTGAGGATATTTGGGCTTCCTGGAGATGATCAAATGGATGATGATGCAAAATCATCGGCCGAGTGA
- the LOC123430509 gene encoding pre-mRNA-processing factor 19 isoform X1, protein MICASKLFWLSPPSFIFFKTLAVRSGYPCANSSCVASTLVPEVSGEVPDEPVVSKRSGLLFERRLVERYIEDHGKCPVTKEELSMDDIVLVKTNKVVRPRPLQAASIPGLLGIFQNEWDALMLSNFALEQQLHTARQELSHALYQHDAACRVIARLKKERDESRALLALAERQIPASMAGVAPAAVVSNGKRAMEDEIGPDGKKIRPGINPVMIDELTECNTMLSAQRKKRQVPPSLASIDELEKYTQISSHPLHKTNKPGILSMDIHPSKDIVATGGIDTNAVLFDRTSGQILCTLAGHSKKITTLKFVPRDELVVTGSADKTVRIWQGTEEGNYSCIHTLKDHTAEVEAVTVHATQKYFVTAAKDNTWCFYDISTGSCLSQVGEASGQEGYTSASFHPDGLILGTGTTEAVVKIWDVKTQSNVAKFEGHTGPVTAMSFSENGYFLATAALDGVKLWDLRKLRNFRTFSPYDSDTPTNSVEFDFSGTYLAVAGSDIRVYQVANVKTEWNLIKTLPDVSGTGKVTSAKFGTDAKYIAVGSMDRNLRIFGLPGDDQMDDDAKSSAE, encoded by the exons ATGATCTGCGCAAGTAAGCTCTTTTGGCTCAGTCCCCCATCCTTTATTTTCTTCAAAACCCTAGCTGTACGATCCGGCTACCCGTGCGCTAATTCGTCTTGCGTTGCTTCTACGCTTGTGCCTGAAGTCTCCGGCGAGGTGCCTGATGAGCCGGTGGTATCAAAGAGGTCGGGGCTCCTCTTTGAGCGGCGGCTCGTCGAGCGCTACATTGAG GACCACGGGAAGTGTCCAGTCACGAAGGAGGAACTCTCCATGGACGACATCGTGCTGGTGAAGACCAACAAG GTCGTGAGGCCTAGGCCTCTGCAGGCTGCAAGCATTCCCGGACTCCTTGGAATCTTTCAAAAC GAGTGGGATGCCCTTATGCTTTCTAATTTTGCTTTGGAGCAGCAGCTTCACACAGCAAGACAAGAACTGAGTCATGCGTTATACCAG CATGATGCTGCCTGCCGTGTTATAGCCAGATTAAAGAAGGAAAGAGATGAGTCTAGAGCGCTTTTGGCTCTAGCTGAGAGACAGATTCCTGCGTCGATGGCGGGAGTTGCACCTGCAGCTGTCGTTTCCAATGGAAAAAGAG CAATGGAGGATGAAATTGGCCCTGATGGGAAGAAGATACGCCCTGGTATCAATCCTGTCATGATCGATGAACTAACAGAGTGTAATACCATGCTTTCTGCTCAGCGTAAGAAACGGCAG GTACCACCAAGTTTGGCATCAATTGATGAACTAGAGAAATATACTCAGATCTCTAGTCATCCACTCCACAAGACAAACAAGCCAGGCATTTTATCTATGGATATCCATCCGTCAAAG GACATAGTTGCAACTGGGGGTATCGATACGAATGCAGTGCTATTTGATAGGACATCTGGTCAAATCCTGTGTACACTTGCTGGTCACTCCAAGAAG ATAACCACTTTGAAATTTGTTCCACGGGACGAGCTTGTGGTAACTGGATCAGCAGATAAG ACTGTTCGGATTTGGCAAGGGACTGAGGAGGGAAACTACAGTTGCATCCATACATTGAAAGATCATACCGCTGAG GTTGAAGCTGTTACTGTGCATGCGACTCAGAAGTACTTCGTGACCGCTGCCAAGGATAATACTTGGTGCTTCTATGATATTTCAACTGGGTCTTGCCTCTCACAG GTTGGCGAGGCTTCAGGACAAGAGGGATATACATCTGCATCTTTCCACCCAGATGGTCTTATCCTTGGAACAGGAACTACTGAAGCCGTTGTCAAAATTTGGGATGTGAAGACTCAG TccaatgttgcaaagtttgaggGGCATACTGGACCTGTTACTGCTATGTCCTTCTCTGAAAATGGTTACTTCCTGGCG ACTGCTGCTCTTGATGGTGTCAAACTTTGGGATCTAAGAAAATTGAGAAATTTTAGGACTTTCTCGCCATATGATTCGGACACGCCGACAAATTCTG TGGAATTTGATTTTAGCGGCACCTATCTTGCTGTTGCTGGTTCAGATATTAG GGtataccaagtagctaatgtcaagACCGAATGGAATCTTATCAAGACCTTACCAGATGTATCAGGAACAG GGAAAGTGACCTCTGCGAAGTTCGGCACTGATGCTAAATATATCGCCGTCGGCTCTATGGACCGTAACCTGAGGATATTTGGGCTTCCTGGAGATGATCAAATGGATGATGATGCAAAATCATCGGCCGAGTGA